In Vibrio japonicus, the following are encoded in one genomic region:
- a CDS encoding coniferyl aldehyde dehydrogenase, with product MQAQKYEFNNSGQESYQERKEHLTNLKKMINDNRESLIKAIQADYGHRSYHETLIAEIIPVTDDITFNIKHLKKWMKPQSRKIDQVLYTGAKNKVIPQAVGVVGIITPWNFPLNLSFSVISAAFAAGNRAMVKMSENSIQLTRLLNQISPKYFSSDKLAFFEETGGVGIEFSKLPFDHLFFTGSGETGRKVMAAASVNLTPVSLELGGKSPAIIAPDFPMEKAVERIMYVKQFNAGQICVNVDYAFVPENKRNEFVSDAKAWVKKHCPDINSQDYTSIIDDTSFQRLLDTVEDAQNKGAEVINLSEQDPDSDSRKFPLMLIINPNEDAIISQRETFGPILMVNTYQDSEQVIDYVIQRDRPLAMYPFTNDKQLADFYIERLLSGGVCVNDALFHVAQHDMPFGGIGASGMGHYHGYEGFLTFSKLRPVFYRGRFSSMKYFMPPYTRLTDKALKFVAKLKS from the coding sequence TTGCAAGCTCAAAAATATGAATTTAACAACTCAGGCCAAGAGTCTTACCAGGAGCGAAAAGAACATCTAACCAACCTAAAAAAAATGATAAACGACAATCGTGAATCGTTAATCAAGGCCATTCAGGCGGATTATGGTCATCGCTCCTATCATGAAACGCTGATAGCAGAAATCATTCCAGTGACTGACGATATTACTTTTAATATTAAACACTTAAAAAAATGGATGAAGCCTCAGAGCAGAAAAATCGACCAAGTTTTATATACGGGAGCAAAAAATAAAGTCATCCCTCAAGCCGTCGGTGTGGTCGGAATTATTACGCCCTGGAACTTTCCGCTCAACTTGAGTTTCTCTGTGATATCCGCAGCCTTTGCAGCGGGTAACCGCGCCATGGTGAAAATGTCAGAAAACTCCATTCAATTAACCCGACTACTGAATCAAATTTCACCTAAATATTTTTCATCAGATAAATTAGCCTTCTTTGAAGAAACAGGGGGCGTGGGTATCGAGTTTTCTAAACTCCCCTTTGATCACCTATTTTTTACAGGTTCTGGTGAAACGGGTAGAAAAGTGATGGCCGCTGCTTCTGTGAATCTCACTCCTGTCAGTTTAGAGCTGGGAGGAAAATCGCCCGCTATTATTGCGCCTGATTTCCCGATGGAAAAAGCGGTAGAGCGCATTATGTACGTCAAACAGTTCAACGCCGGTCAAATATGCGTTAACGTCGATTACGCGTTTGTACCAGAGAACAAGCGAAATGAATTTGTTTCCGATGCGAAAGCGTGGGTTAAAAAGCATTGTCCCGATATCAACAGCCAAGACTATACGTCAATCATCGACGATACATCTTTCCAACGTTTATTGGACACGGTTGAAGATGCACAAAATAAGGGGGCTGAAGTCATTAACCTAAGTGAACAGGACCCTGATTCAGATAGCAGAAAATTTCCGCTTATGTTGATTATCAACCCAAATGAAGACGCGATCATCAGCCAACGCGAGACCTTCGGGCCGATTTTGATGGTAAATACGTATCAGGACAGTGAACAAGTCATCGACTACGTGATTCAAAGAGACCGCCCATTGGCCATGTATCCGTTTACCAATGACAAACAACTGGCAGACTTTTACATTGAACGCCTATTGTCAGGAGGCGTTTGTGTAAACGACGCACTGTTCCACGTTGCACAGCACGATATGCCATTTGGAGGCATTGGGGCAAGCGGTATGGGGCATTACCATGGCTACGAAGGCTTTTTAACCTTTTCTAAACTTCGCCCTGTGTTTTACCGTGGTCGTTTCTCGAGTATGAAATACTTTATGCCGCCTTATACCCGTTTGACAGACAAAGCATTAAAGTTCGTTGCCAAGCTAAAGTCTTAA
- a CDS encoding putative bifunctional diguanylate cyclase/phosphodiesterase encodes MARNAIKGSSINLDVIYDTLGLDDASLLDKVALVLHQQFGSICTCIVEFNQIGTRLKTLSYACENQLQPPQEHSIEESTLFKIIRKTGKNHVVYKNGVKDTFSSPSFFKDKGVEAFIGIPLRTSNGEVLGVLQSSFAHTLDDTDELVYFHNLFARLVVHYLREKWFADKSQMLVSQLSFEVSHDSLTGLFNRDCLSNKLDTLTTEGRHSFTLAYIDIDNFKSINDIYGNHIGDQVIKFVANAVQDAITESQLAFRIAGDEFAFISLSEDPFEICNRIIDKIEPGYRDFAHTIKVKVSIGLASNSAQHLTSDEIILNASLALKECKRSRNHDIQCYDTHLSVQYYRRSMVIEALRKELTKDIEESNVYIVVQPIVGRNSQQWDRFEVLARWHSKRLGDVSPLEFISAAEQSGLIIELGERILKLACQAKQLLDQGLGYPVKLSINCSACEIQNSTRYLSNLINTIESHQFKPSDFIIELTETVLLSKTNEVRKTLDDLRVLGFSIALDDFGTGYSSLNYIHSYPIDYIKVDAAFIRNMVSNKASERIVWLIIQLAKQLNVELIAEGVETKQALDKLYSMGCEHIQGYYFSRPHTPYDMVNLYKLNVESDSKVSHG; translated from the coding sequence ATGGCTAGGAATGCAATCAAAGGATCGTCGATCAACTTAGACGTTATCTACGATACCTTAGGCTTAGATGATGCGTCTCTGTTGGATAAAGTAGCGTTAGTGTTACACCAGCAATTTGGGTCTATTTGTACCTGTATAGTCGAATTTAATCAGATTGGTACTAGGCTTAAAACATTGTCATATGCTTGCGAAAATCAGCTCCAGCCGCCTCAAGAGCACTCTATCGAGGAATCCACTCTCTTCAAGATCATCAGAAAAACTGGGAAAAATCATGTCGTTTACAAAAACGGAGTTAAAGATACTTTTTCTTCTCCCAGCTTCTTCAAGGATAAAGGAGTAGAAGCTTTTATCGGCATTCCTCTTCGCACGTCTAATGGAGAAGTATTAGGGGTATTACAATCTTCTTTTGCACACACACTGGATGATACAGACGAACTTGTTTACTTCCACAATCTGTTTGCTAGGTTAGTCGTTCACTACTTAAGAGAGAAATGGTTTGCTGACAAATCGCAGATGTTAGTCAGCCAGTTAAGCTTTGAAGTTTCCCACGATAGCCTTACCGGGCTTTTTAATCGAGATTGCTTATCAAACAAACTGGACACGCTGACAACAGAAGGCCGTCACTCCTTTACCCTAGCCTATATCGACATTGATAACTTTAAATCCATTAACGACATTTATGGCAATCACATCGGTGATCAAGTCATTAAATTCGTCGCGAATGCGGTACAAGACGCTATTACAGAATCTCAGCTCGCATTTCGTATCGCGGGTGATGAATTTGCCTTTATCTCCTTGTCTGAAGATCCTTTTGAAATATGTAATCGGATCATTGATAAAATCGAGCCTGGCTACCGAGACTTCGCGCATACCATTAAGGTTAAAGTCAGTATCGGTTTAGCCAGTAACAGCGCGCAGCACCTGACATCTGACGAGATCATCCTCAACGCGAGCTTAGCGCTTAAGGAGTGTAAACGATCTCGCAACCACGATATTCAGTGCTACGATACGCACTTAAGCGTACAGTATTACCGACGCTCAATGGTCATTGAAGCGCTGAGAAAAGAGCTGACCAAAGATATCGAAGAGAGCAACGTTTACATCGTCGTCCAACCCATTGTGGGGCGAAACTCACAACAGTGGGATCGATTTGAAGTATTAGCACGCTGGCACAGCAAGAGGCTTGGCGATGTTTCTCCGCTAGAGTTTATCAGTGCTGCGGAACAGTCCGGACTGATTATCGAGCTAGGCGAGCGTATCCTTAAGCTTGCCTGCCAAGCCAAACAACTATTAGATCAAGGGCTGGGTTATCCAGTCAAATTGAGTATTAACTGCTCTGCTTGTGAAATACAAAACTCTACTCGTTACCTTAGTAACCTGATCAACACGATTGAAAGTCATCAATTTAAACCGAGCGATTTTATCATTGAGCTGACAGAAACGGTCTTACTGTCGAAAACGAATGAAGTGAGAAAGACTTTAGATGACTTGAGAGTGCTAGGATTTTCAATCGCACTCGATGATTTCGGCACTGGCTATTCTAGCCTCAACTACATTCACAGTTATCCAATAGATTACATAAAAGTCGATGCGGCGTTTATTCGAAATATGGTATCCAATAAAGCGTCTGAAAGAATCGTTTGGTTAATTATACAGCTTGCCAAACAACTCAATGTCGAACTAATTGCTGAAGGTGTCGAGACGAAACAAGCACTAGACAAACTTTACTCTATGGGGTGTGAGCACATCCAGGGATATTATTTCTCTCGCCCACATACTCCATACGATATGGTGAATCTGTATAAACTTAACGTAGAGTCTGATTCGAAAGTTTCTCATGGATAG
- a CDS encoding LysR family transcriptional regulator, which produces MDWLQSVQSYIRVVDEGSFSGAARKMNTTSSAISKRVHWLEERIGVQLLKRTTRSVTQTEAGALFYERVKVQMESWQSIVDETRSVNQTPAGLLKIGATLAVGSKFLVRYLNDFLQMYPDIRIQLITTTPGQLPELSLDLFISRELEQLNSLSFKATPLFEHKAGFYASPDYIARFGEPKNALELKNHNALIWGEKTQREVKLSKGTRVLLTGNFATTNPEALFYAAKNGMGILITNDFMIKDELNAGSLKRIVPHLTADEATIYAYYPKLDFQHTRTKLFLDYLKERLAQENIN; this is translated from the coding sequence ATGGATTGGCTTCAAAGTGTTCAAAGTTACATTCGCGTGGTTGATGAAGGCAGCTTCAGTGGTGCCGCACGTAAAATGAACACCACCAGCTCAGCCATCAGTAAACGTGTTCACTGGTTAGAGGAACGGATCGGCGTTCAACTGCTAAAGCGAACAACGCGTAGTGTCACACAAACGGAGGCAGGTGCCCTTTTTTATGAAAGGGTAAAAGTGCAAATGGAAAGCTGGCAATCGATAGTGGATGAAACGCGCTCAGTAAACCAAACACCCGCTGGCTTACTCAAAATCGGGGCTACACTTGCCGTTGGCTCAAAATTCTTGGTGCGCTACCTGAATGATTTTTTACAAATGTATCCTGATATACGCATTCAGCTCATTACGACAACACCAGGTCAACTTCCTGAACTCAGCCTTGATCTCTTTATTAGTCGAGAGCTGGAGCAACTTAACTCTCTCAGCTTCAAAGCCACACCGCTATTTGAGCACAAAGCAGGTTTTTACGCTTCTCCAGATTACATTGCCCGCTTTGGCGAACCTAAAAACGCCCTAGAACTCAAAAACCACAATGCCCTAATCTGGGGAGAAAAAACGCAACGTGAAGTTAAACTCTCAAAAGGGACACGAGTGCTACTCACAGGAAACTTTGCCACGACAAACCCGGAAGCGCTGTTTTATGCGGCCAAAAATGGCATGGGGATATTGATCACCAACGATTTTATGATCAAAGACGAGTTGAACGCGGGATCGTTAAAACGCATCGTTCCTCACCTTACCGCTGACGAAGCCACCATATACGCGTACTACCCTAAACTCGATTTTCAACACACCCGCACCAAACTGTTTCTCGACTACCTGAAAGAAAGGCTTGCTCAAGAAAACATCAATTAA
- a CDS encoding class II fumarate hydratase, whose translation MTLPSTQQYRIEKDSMGEVKVPTDALYQAQTQRAVDNFHFSRHTMPETFIQALAYIKQTAAITNAQLGLLEGDISNAIADAAQTIIDGQHQNQFPIDVFQTGSGTSSNMNANEVIATLASEILGGDVSPNDHVNMGQSSNDVVPCAIQVSAALSIEKQLLPALTHLISTLKIKRLELGEIVKTGRTHLMDAMPVTFDQELGGWQYQIEQAKQGIEQSLVTVKALAQGGTAVGTGINVDPRFPRMFADNLSQTTKLNFTSSSNFFYNLSSQDAIVALSGQLKTAAVALMKMSNDLRWMNSGPLAGLGEIELQGLQPGSSIMPGKVNPVIPEAAAMACAQIIGNDTTITVAGQSGNFQLNVMLPVIAHNILESIELLTNSSVALADKAIATFTIREDNLQHALARNPILVTALNPVIGYLKAAEIAKKAYKEGRAIIDVAEQETDLDRETLKRLLDPAKLAQGGLAE comes from the coding sequence ATGACTCTACCCTCAACTCAACAATACCGCATAGAAAAAGACAGCATGGGCGAAGTGAAAGTCCCTACTGATGCGTTGTATCAAGCTCAGACACAACGGGCGGTCGATAACTTTCACTTTAGTCGACACACTATGCCCGAGACATTTATTCAGGCTTTAGCGTACATCAAACAAACCGCAGCAATAACCAATGCTCAACTAGGCTTATTGGAAGGTGATATTTCCAATGCGATTGCGGATGCGGCACAAACCATTATTGATGGTCAGCACCAAAATCAATTCCCGATAGATGTATTTCAGACTGGCTCTGGCACAAGTTCAAACATGAACGCCAATGAGGTCATTGCAACGCTTGCCAGCGAGATTCTAGGTGGCGACGTCAGCCCTAACGATCACGTCAATATGGGCCAAAGCAGCAATGATGTTGTCCCTTGTGCGATTCAAGTCAGCGCAGCGCTCAGTATCGAAAAGCAGCTACTTCCCGCTCTAACGCACCTGATATCAACCCTTAAAATCAAACGACTAGAATTGGGGGAGATCGTTAAAACCGGTCGAACGCACCTGATGGATGCCATGCCAGTCACATTCGACCAAGAATTAGGAGGCTGGCAATACCAAATTGAGCAAGCAAAGCAAGGAATTGAACAGAGCTTAGTCACCGTTAAAGCGCTGGCACAAGGTGGTACAGCCGTCGGCACAGGCATTAATGTCGATCCGCGATTTCCCCGCATGTTTGCTGATAATTTATCGCAAACCACGAAGTTGAATTTCACGTCCAGCAGCAACTTTTTCTATAACCTGAGTAGCCAAGATGCCATTGTCGCACTCTCTGGCCAATTAAAAACGGCGGCTGTCGCGTTAATGAAAATGTCGAACGATCTACGATGGATGAACTCTGGCCCGCTAGCTGGCTTGGGTGAAATAGAACTTCAAGGGTTACAGCCAGGCTCTTCAATCATGCCGGGCAAAGTAAACCCTGTGATTCCAGAAGCGGCCGCTATGGCGTGTGCTCAAATCATCGGTAATGATACGACCATCACTGTGGCTGGGCAGTCCGGTAACTTTCAACTTAACGTGATGCTGCCCGTCATTGCGCACAATATTTTAGAGAGCATTGAGCTACTGACGAATAGCTCTGTCGCTCTAGCTGATAAAGCTATCGCTACCTTCACGATTCGAGAAGACAACTTACAGCACGCCTTAGCAAGAAACCCAATATTAGTGACGGCGCTCAACCCAGTCATCGGGTATTTAAAAGCCGCTGAGATTGCTAAAAAAGCGTATAAAGAAGGGCGAGCTATCATAGATGTCGCAGAGCAAGAAACCGATCTGGACAGAGAAACACTAAAACGCCTGTTAGACCCCGCTAAACTGGCGCAAGGTGGGTTAGCGGAATAA
- a CDS encoding YkvI family membrane protein yields the protein MWNILKIASAFIGIIVGAGFASGQEVLQYFTSFGLWGTAAAVVATAMFAYLGMMLTMLGSQTKTMSHKKVIYQISGRWVGVIVDYVIIFTLFGVGVVMIAGAGSLLNQQFDLPAYAGSIILTVLIGLTAMMNVNRVVAVIGSITPFLIVALVVICAYSIITMDQSFDSLAPIAESVESTLPHWFVSAINYVSFNLAVGAAMALVMGGAETNPKVAKLGGLLGGAGVGVLIILSHLALFSKIEVVANYPMPLLKIIDMISPALSTFMTFILFGMIFNTAVSMFYAFAARFVPMKTPKANKFIFATLAVGFVASFAGFTQLVAVFYPLIGYLGLFLVGALIYAPFKLKKDSAKLQRPAFATE from the coding sequence ATGTGGAACATTCTTAAAATCGCGAGCGCGTTTATTGGAATTATCGTCGGAGCTGGGTTTGCATCCGGACAAGAAGTGTTGCAATACTTCACAAGCTTTGGCCTCTGGGGCACTGCAGCAGCCGTTGTCGCTACAGCAATGTTTGCATACCTAGGCATGATGCTAACTATGCTAGGTTCTCAAACAAAAACGATGTCGCACAAAAAAGTCATCTACCAAATTAGCGGTCGTTGGGTTGGTGTCATCGTCGATTATGTCATCATCTTTACGTTGTTTGGTGTAGGTGTCGTGATGATCGCGGGAGCGGGCTCGCTTCTAAACCAGCAATTTGACTTACCAGCGTACGCCGGTAGCATTATTCTTACTGTACTGATCGGTCTGACGGCGATGATGAATGTTAATCGCGTTGTCGCAGTAATTGGCAGTATTACACCATTTTTGATCGTCGCTCTCGTTGTGATTTGTGCTTACAGCATTATCACAATGGATCAATCTTTTGACTCACTAGCGCCAATTGCAGAAAGTGTAGAGTCTACACTTCCACACTGGTTTGTTTCCGCTATTAACTATGTTTCTTTCAACCTTGCGGTTGGTGCTGCTATGGCGCTGGTCATGGGCGGTGCAGAAACAAATCCAAAAGTTGCAAAACTTGGTGGTCTACTAGGCGGCGCTGGTGTAGGTGTCTTGATTATTCTTAGCCACTTAGCCCTATTCTCAAAAATTGAAGTCGTTGCAAACTACCCAATGCCACTGCTAAAAATCATCGACATGATTTCACCAGCACTATCGACCTTCATGACGTTCATTCTGTTTGGTATGATCTTCAATACTGCAGTCAGCATGTTCTACGCATTTGCAGCGCGCTTTGTGCCAATGAAAACACCAAAAGCAAACAAATTCATCTTCGCTACTCTGGCTGTAGGTTTCGTTGCTAGCTTTGCAGGATTCACTCAGTTGGTTGCGGTCTTCTACCCACTTATCGGTTATTTAGGACTATTCCTGGTTGGAGCACTTATCTACGCACCATTCAAACTGAAAAAAGACTCAGCCAAGCTTCAGCGTCCTGCTTTCGCTACTGAATAA